In the genome of Pseudopipra pipra isolate bDixPip1 chromosome 4, bDixPip1.hap1, whole genome shotgun sequence, one region contains:
- the WFS1 gene encoding wolframin codes for MNSTPDPASSPSPPQQHLGRSQLNAAPVDHRENTSSEDSATSSVPGYSRNREKTEKNEGMKEEPEVLFEELLERAKAGEPKAQTEVGKHYLRLAEEEDEELNNCSAVDWFILAAKQGRREAVKLLRRCLADRRGITTENEEEVKKLSSETDLERAVRKAALVMYWKLNPKKKKQLAVSELLENVGQVDDGDGEKQPGPVPKSVQKQRRMLERLVNSESKKFIALDDFVEITKKYAKGIIPSNLIMQEEEDDELAGKSPEELPLRLKVVKYPLHAIMEIKEYLIDIASKAGMHWLSTIVPTHHINALIFFFIISNLTIDFFAFIIPLVIFYLSFISMVICTLKVFQDSKAWENFRALTDLLLRFEPNLDVEQAEVNFGWNRLEPYIYFLLSVFFVIFSFPIASKDCIPCSELATISVFFTVTSYMSLSTSAEPYTRRALMTEMAAGCLSLLQVLPGNFGYLKFLGKTFFTVPVGHFFVINVSIPCLLFLYLFYLFFRMAQLRNFKGTYCYLVPYLVCFMWCELSVVILRESSGIGLVRASIGYFLFLFALPVLGVGIALMCLIHFIKWFLSLELMKIVVTLVLCTVPLLLRWWTKVNFSVVDVVKSLTRSSIVKLILVWITAVVLFCWFYVYRSEGMKVYNSTLTWNQYAFLCGPRAWKETNMARTQILCSHLEGHRVTWTGRFKYVRVTEIDNSAESAINMLPFFIGDWMRCLYGETYPLCDPKNVTLEEEELCRLKYLTKHKCHMKMFDRYKFEITVGMPFSSKNGTKPIEEDDITKDIVLKASNEFKKVLLNLRQGSIIEFSTILEGRLGSKWPVFELKAITCLNCMSKLLPAGRHVKIEHDWRSTVHKAIKFAFDFFFFPFLSAV; via the exons AGGGCATGAAGGAAGAACCTGAAGTGCTCTTTGAAGAACTGCTTGAGAGGGCAAAAGCTGGAGAACCAAAAGCACAAACAGAG GTGGGGAAACATTACTTGAGATTAGCagaagaggaggatgaagaaCTTAACAATTGTAGTGCAGTTGACTGGTTCATCCTTGCTGCTAAGCAAGGTCGAAGAGAAGCTGTCAAACTGTTGCGTAGGTGCCTGGCAGACAGAAGAG gCATCACCACTGAGAATGAGGAAGAAGTAAAAAAGTTATCATCTGAGACTGACTTGGAGAGAGCTGTGCGAAAAGCTGCCTTAGTCATGTATTGGAAATTAAACCCAAAAAAGAAGAAGCAATTAGCAGTTTCTGAACTACTGGAAAATGTTGGGCAAGTTGACGATGGAG ATGGTGAGAAGCAACCTGGCCCAGTCCCAAAGTCCGtgcagaagcagagaagaaTGTTGGAGCGACTGGTGAACAGTGAAT CTAAAAAATTTATTGCTTTGGATGACTTTGTTGAAATTACCAAGAAGTATGCAAAGGGAATCATCCCATCTAACCTGATTAtgcaggaagaggaagatgatgaaCTGGCAGGGAAGAGTCCTGAAGAGTTACCCCTGCGACTGAAG gTTGTAAAATACCCACTTCATGCCATTATGGAAATTAAAGAATACCTTATAGATATTGCCTCAAAGGCAGGAATGCATTGGCTGTCTACCATTGTTCCAACACACCATATCAATGCTCTCAtcttcttcttcatcatcaGTAATCTGACAATTGATTTTTTTGCCTTCATTATTCCATTAGTCATATTCTATTTGTCCTTCATTTCTATGGTGATTTGCACACTGAAAGTTTTTCAGGACAGTAAGGCTTGGGAAAACTTCCGTGCTTTGACTGACTTACTGCTTCGCTTTGAACCAAACCTAGATGTCGAGCAAGCTGAGGTGAACTTTGGATGGAATCGCTTAGAGCCATACATCTATTTTTTACTGTCAGTATTCTTtgtcattttttccttccctataGCAAGCAAAGACTGTATACCATGCTCAGAGTTAGCTACTATCTCAGTGTTCTTCACAGTGACAAGTTACATGAGTTTAAGCACTAGTGCAGAACCTTACACACGGAGGGCATTAATGACTGAGATGGCTGCAGGTTGCTTATCCCTATTGCAGGTGTTACCTGGGAATTTTGGCTACTTGAAATTCTTAGGTAAAACCTTCTTTACTGTTCCTGTAGGCCATTTCTTTGTGATAAATGTAAGCATCCCATGCCTTCTGTTTTTGTACTTGTTCTATCTTTTCTTTAGAATGGCACAACTACGGAATTTTAAAGGCACCTACTGCTACCTGGTCCCATATCTGGTCTGCTTTATGTGGTGTGAGCTCTCCGTGGTCATTCTGCGGGAGTCCTCTGGCATCGGGCTCGTTCGTGCATCAATtggttattttctgtttctctttgcgCTTCCAGTGCTGGGTGTTGGCATTGCATTGATGTGTCTTATCCACTTCATTAAGTGGTTTTTGTCTCTGGAGCTCATGAAAATTGTAGTGACCCTGGTTCTGTGTACTGTTCCTTTGCTCCTTCGGTGGTGGACAAAGGTTAACTTCTCTGTAGTTGACGTGGTTAAATCGCTCACTCGAAGCTCGATTGTGAAGCTCATTCTGGTGTGGATCACAGCTGTGGTGTTGTTCTGTTGGTTCTATGTGTATCGATCGGAGGGGATGAAAGTTTACAACTCCACCTTGACATGGAATCAGTATGCTTTCCTCTGCGGACCCCGGGCGTGGAAGGAGACTAACATGGCACGTACCCAGATTTTATGCAGTCACCTGGAAGGACACAGAGTGACGTGGACTGGGCGGTTCAAATACGTGCGCGTGACAGAGATCGACAACAGTGCAGAATCTGCAATAAATATGCTTCCATTTTTTATTGGCGATTGGATGAGATGCTTGTACGGTGAAACTTACCCTCTTTGTGATCCCAAAAATGTTAcactggaggaggaggaattgTGTCGCCTGAAATATTTGACAAAGCATAAATGCCACATGAAAATGTTTGATCGGTACAAATTTGAAATAACTGTGGGCATGCCTTTCAGTAGCAAAAACGGAACCAAGCCTATAGAGGAGGATGATATAACCAAAGATATTGTCCTGAAGGCAAGCAATGAGTTTAAAAAAGTGTTGTTGAACTTGAGGCAAGGGAGTATAATTGAATTCAGCACAATTCTAGAGGGTCGTCTTGGCAGTAAATGGCCTGTCTTTGAACTGAAAGCAATCACTTGCTTGAATTGCATGTCTAAACTCTTACCTGCAGGGAGGCATGTGAAAATAGAGCATGACTGGAGGAGCACAGTGCATAAAGCCATTAAATTCgcttttgattttttcttcttcccattcCTGTCAGCTGTATAA